One Sphingomonas sabuli genomic region harbors:
- a CDS encoding DUF4231 domain-containing protein codes for MLPNDWAAAKRALPPRLPFVLGIGVTGHRIAALPEGEVGTIVERIRAVLAEVKACALDLHRREAAHFADCAPRLLFVSPLADGADQIAAEIALELGFELHAILPFERGIYRTTLHESGLARFDDLLGKATCVLELPGSLEAEHDAFVMAGRATVAHCDLLLAVWDGHPPRGRGGTGEVVELALTRGTPLVHVPVGADKTVGLRWSAFDPSVVTQRTDTPVERSFTTAHVAQVLNALLSPPPDAHERAFIDTFQGERMRRWKARLEYPLLLAATGVSRFGAQAWRGDISAAYIREDWERYCSGCWDPSGLSNPLAPLEQWYSWSDSLASHFAQAHRSGHVFNFVLAAVAVLLALAALPFPHLKPYLAATEIVVILSILINTKIGTGQQWHRRWLDYRQLAERLRPMRSLKLLGIAAPDPPGTQANPVPRRWVDWYAAGVWRAVGFPNGRIRASQSAAFAEAVAAHELWPQIEYHHRAARQVEQLDHRLEVVGLLVFATTLLTLVGLLAAIFIDHHWALDHAKWFTIVTAGLPAIGTALFGIRVQGDYAGTAVRSEQTAIVLAQVADRLEIEGPDLSRTADLVEQAARLMTADLDDWALLNRQHDLSVG; via the coding sequence GTGCTGCCGAACGACTGGGCGGCTGCCAAGCGAGCGCTGCCGCCGCGCCTGCCGTTCGTGCTGGGGATCGGCGTGACCGGCCATCGCATCGCCGCCCTGCCCGAAGGCGAGGTGGGGACGATCGTCGAGCGCATTCGAGCGGTGCTGGCGGAGGTGAAGGCATGCGCGCTGGACCTGCACCGGCGCGAGGCCGCGCATTTCGCCGATTGCGCCCCGCGGCTGCTGTTCGTGTCCCCGCTGGCCGACGGCGCCGACCAGATCGCCGCGGAAATAGCGCTGGAGCTTGGCTTCGAACTGCACGCCATCCTGCCGTTCGAGCGCGGCATTTACCGCACCACCTTGCACGAAAGCGGGCTGGCGCGGTTCGACGATCTGCTGGGCAAGGCGACCTGCGTCCTGGAACTGCCCGGCAGCCTTGAGGCCGAGCATGATGCGTTCGTCATGGCGGGCCGCGCCACGGTCGCGCATTGCGACCTGTTGCTGGCGGTGTGGGACGGGCATCCCCCGCGCGGCCGCGGCGGCACCGGCGAAGTGGTCGAGCTGGCGCTGACCCGCGGAACGCCGCTGGTCCATGTGCCCGTCGGGGCGGACAAGACGGTCGGCCTGCGCTGGAGCGCATTCGACCCGTCGGTCGTGACCCAGCGGACCGACACGCCGGTCGAGCGAAGCTTTACCACCGCCCATGTCGCGCAAGTGCTGAACGCCCTGCTGTCGCCGCCGCCCGACGCCCACGAACGCGCGTTCATCGACACGTTCCAGGGCGAGCGGATGCGGCGGTGGAAGGCGCGACTGGAATATCCGTTGCTGCTGGCCGCGACCGGCGTGTCGCGGTTCGGCGCGCAGGCGTGGCGGGGCGATATATCGGCCGCCTACATCCGCGAGGATTGGGAGCGCTATTGCAGCGGCTGCTGGGACCCGAGCGGGCTGTCCAACCCGCTGGCGCCGCTGGAGCAATGGTATTCGTGGAGCGATTCGCTGGCGAGCCACTTCGCCCAGGCGCACCGCAGCGGGCACGTGTTCAATTTCGTGCTGGCCGCGGTTGCGGTGCTGCTGGCGCTGGCGGCGCTGCCGTTCCCGCACCTCAAGCCCTATCTTGCGGCGACGGAGATCGTCGTCATCCTGTCGATCCTGATCAACACCAAGATCGGGACCGGCCAGCAATGGCATCGCCGCTGGCTGGATTATCGCCAGCTGGCGGAGCGGTTGCGGCCGATGCGCAGCCTGAAGCTATTAGGCATTGCGGCGCCCGACCCGCCCGGCACGCAGGCGAACCCGGTGCCGCGGCGGTGGGTCGACTGGTATGCGGCCGGGGTATGGCGCGCGGTCGGCTTTCCCAACGGCCGCATCCGGGCCAGCCAGTCCGCGGCCTTCGCCGAGGCGGTGGCGGCGCACGAATTGTGGCCGCAGATCGAATATCATCACCGCGCCGCGCGGCAGGTCGAACAGCTCGACCACCGGCTGGAAGTGGTCGGCCTGCTGGTCTTCGCAACGACCCTGTTGACGCTGGTCGGGTTGCTGGCCGCGATTTTCATCGACCATCATTGGGCGCTGGACCATGCCAAGTGGTTCACCATTGTCACGGCCGGCCTGCCGGCCATCGGCACCGCGCTGTTCGGCATTCGCGTGCAGGGCGATTATGCCGGGACCGCCGTCCGGTCGGAACAGACCGCGATCGTCCTGGCGCAGGTCGCCGACCGGCTGGAGATCGAGGGCCCGGACCTGAGCCGCACCGCGGACCTGGTCGAACAGGCTGCCCGGCTGATGACCGCCGACCTGGACGACTGGGCGCTGCTCAACCGGCAGCACGACCTGTCGGTGGGTTAA
- a CDS encoding toll/interleukin-1 receptor domain-containing protein, which translates to MNKWTRPFEGKGASAAPAKAGHAPAAHHYFAFLSYSHEDAAIADWLHGELEGFRVPAGLAGKLGGNGVIPNRLTPIFRDAHELAAGSDLTDEITAALAASRCLIVLCSPAAARSKWTNAEVDMFKRLHPDGCVIAAVIAGEPLASEIAGREGEECFPPALLTRYNRRGKPTARRIEPLAADLREGHGGRRIGFLKIVAGILGVGLDDLVQRDHLRRQRRLAGIAAGSIAGMLVAGTLAIAAISARDAARDERREAESLVGFMLGDLKEKLEPIGKLDALDGVGARVLQYYRKQDTSQLSDSGLMQRSRALSLMANVAYVRGDLASAGRLYREALDGTGEAVERDPGDAQRLFDHAQNVFWLADIARQQGRLADAEGGMREYKRLADRMVAIDPSNMQWRMEEQSADFNLGVMLFERRRFGEATTQFTRALATIRALSTADPDNTGFRVAATEAETWLADALASSGKLAEALALRARVVAELQQLLQRTGDVVYRRQLMSANRYLGLSHLSLGDSASGIGALRGAVEHSAVLRSREPENRLWEYMGARAQLDLANAELAAGDRAAAAADIAAGCATTARLLQTEASVQTWRANLRDCWQVRARAALSGGNAGQAADFANRAIAAGASVRSTDPVENRYAAATAHRLLGDARTTSGDIAGARAAWQAGLRQLPKEVDEKPVEMAEHAALLHRLGQAREAAGRDARLAAMGYKAKMPLR; encoded by the coding sequence ATGAACAAATGGACCCGGCCATTTGAGGGGAAAGGCGCTTCCGCCGCGCCGGCGAAGGCCGGCCACGCGCCCGCCGCGCACCATTATTTCGCCTTCCTCAGCTACAGCCACGAGGACGCCGCCATCGCCGACTGGCTGCACGGCGAGCTGGAGGGCTTTCGCGTGCCCGCGGGCCTGGCCGGGAAGCTGGGCGGCAACGGGGTCATCCCGAACCGCCTGACGCCGATCTTCCGCGACGCCCACGAACTGGCCGCGGGCAGCGACCTGACCGACGAGATTACCGCCGCGCTGGCGGCGTCACGCTGCCTAATCGTGCTCTGTTCGCCGGCGGCGGCCCGGTCCAAGTGGACCAACGCCGAAGTCGACATGTTCAAGCGGCTGCACCCCGACGGGTGCGTCATCGCCGCCGTGATCGCGGGCGAGCCGCTGGCCAGCGAGATCGCCGGGCGCGAGGGCGAGGAATGTTTCCCGCCCGCGCTGCTTACCCGGTACAACCGGCGCGGCAAGCCGACCGCGCGCAGGATCGAGCCGCTCGCCGCCGACCTGCGCGAAGGCCATGGCGGGCGCCGCATCGGTTTCCTGAAGATCGTCGCGGGAATCCTTGGCGTCGGGCTCGACGATCTGGTCCAGCGCGACCATTTGCGCCGCCAGCGGCGGCTGGCCGGGATTGCCGCCGGGTCGATTGCGGGAATGCTGGTCGCCGGGACGCTGGCCATCGCCGCGATCAGCGCCCGCGATGCGGCGCGCGACGAGCGGCGCGAGGCGGAGAGCCTGGTCGGCTTCATGCTTGGCGACCTGAAGGAAAAGCTGGAACCGATCGGCAAGCTGGACGCACTCGACGGGGTCGGGGCGCGGGTACTGCAATATTACCGCAAGCAGGACACGTCGCAGCTGTCGGACAGCGGGCTGATGCAGCGGTCGCGCGCGCTAAGCCTGATGGCCAACGTGGCGTACGTGCGCGGCGACCTGGCGTCGGCGGGGCGGCTGTACCGGGAGGCGCTGGACGGCACCGGCGAGGCGGTCGAGCGCGATCCCGGCGACGCGCAGCGCTTGTTCGACCACGCGCAGAACGTCTTCTGGCTGGCCGATATCGCGCGCCAGCAGGGCCGGCTGGCCGATGCCGAGGGCGGCATGCGCGAATATAAGCGGCTGGCCGACCGGATGGTCGCCATCGACCCCAGCAACATGCAGTGGCGGATGGAAGAGCAGAGCGCCGACTTTAACCTTGGCGTGATGCTGTTCGAACGGCGGCGCTTCGGCGAGGCGACCACCCAATTCACGCGCGCGCTGGCCACCATCCGCGCCTTGTCCACCGCCGATCCGGACAACACCGGTTTCCGGGTCGCCGCGACCGAGGCCGAAACGTGGCTGGCCGATGCGCTGGCGTCGAGCGGGAAGCTGGCCGAGGCGCTGGCCCTGCGCGCCCGGGTGGTGGCCGAGCTTCAACAGTTGCTGCAGCGGACCGGCGACGTGGTGTACCGGCGCCAGCTGATGTCGGCCAATCGCTACCTTGGGCTGTCGCACCTGTCGCTGGGCGACAGCGCCAGCGGCATCGGCGCGTTGCGCGGCGCGGTCGAGCACAGCGCGGTGCTGCGGTCGCGGGAACCGGAAAACCGGTTGTGGGAATATATGGGCGCGCGCGCCCAGCTGGACCTTGCCAATGCCGAGCTGGCGGCCGGCGACCGCGCCGCGGCCGCCGCCGATATCGCCGCCGGCTGCGCCACCACCGCGCGCCTTTTGCAAACCGAGGCGAGCGTCCAGACGTGGCGGGCCAATTTGCGGGATTGCTGGCAAGTGCGGGCGCGGGCCGCGCTGTCCGGTGGCAATGCGGGCCAGGCCGCCGACTTTGCCAACCGCGCCATCGCGGCCGGTGCGTCGGTGCGATCGACCGACCCGGTCGAGAATCGCTATGCCGCGGCCACGGCCCATCGCCTGCTGGGCGACGCGCGGACCACGTCGGGCGACATCGCCGGCGCCCGGGCCGCGTGGCAGGCAGGCCTTCGGCAATTGCCGAAAGAGGTTGACGAGAAGCCCGTCGAGATGGCCGAACATGCCGCGTTGCTGCACCGGCTGGGGCAAGCGCGCGAAGCCGCCGGCCGCGATGCGCGGTTGGCAGCGATGGGTTACAAGGCGAAGATGCCGCTGCGCTGA
- the ispG gene encoding flavodoxin-dependent (E)-4-hydroxy-3-methylbut-2-enyl-diphosphate synthase — MSSIRPWRDIDRRVSRQIMVGSVPVGGDAPISVQTMTNTPTEDAAATIAQIRRCEEAGADIVRVSCPTQEATAALREIVREARVPIVADIHFHYKRALEAADAGAACLRINPGNIGSAERVREVIAAARANGCAIRIGVNAGSLEKDLLEKYGEPCPEALVESALDHIRILEDHGFQDYKVAVKASDVFLAVAAYQQLAGAVDCPLHLGITEAGGLIGGTVKSALGLGNLLWAGIGDTIRVSLSAEPEEEVRVGYEILKSLGIRSRGVRVVSCPSCARQGFDVIRTVEKLEERLQHIKTPMSLSVLGCVVNGPGEARETDIGITGGGQGKHMVYLSGVTDHHVQDADMIDHIVRLVEAKAAEIEAAAATLEPALDAAE, encoded by the coding sequence ATGTCTTCGATCCGCCCCTGGCGCGATATCGATCGCCGCGTGTCGCGGCAGATCATGGTCGGCTCCGTCCCGGTGGGCGGGGACGCGCCGATCAGCGTCCAGACGATGACCAACACGCCGACCGAGGACGCGGCCGCGACGATCGCCCAGATCCGCCGCTGCGAAGAGGCCGGCGCGGACATCGTCCGGGTGTCCTGCCCGACCCAGGAAGCGACCGCCGCCCTGCGCGAAATCGTCCGCGAAGCGCGCGTGCCGATCGTCGCCGACATCCATTTCCACTACAAGCGCGCGCTCGAAGCCGCCGACGCCGGCGCCGCCTGCCTGCGCATCAACCCCGGCAATATCGGCTCGGCGGAACGGGTCCGCGAAGTCATCGCCGCGGCGCGTGCCAACGGCTGCGCGATCCGCATCGGCGTCAACGCCGGCAGCCTCGAAAAAGACCTGCTCGAAAAATATGGCGAGCCCTGTCCGGAAGCGCTGGTCGAAAGCGCGCTCGACCATATCCGCATTCTCGAGGACCATGGCTTCCAGGACTATAAGGTCGCGGTAAAGGCCAGCGACGTGTTCCTCGCCGTCGCCGCCTACCAGCAACTGGCCGGCGCGGTCGATTGCCCGCTGCACCTCGGCATCACCGAAGCCGGCGGCCTGATCGGCGGCACGGTGAAGTCGGCGCTGGGCCTCGGCAACCTGTTGTGGGCCGGCATCGGCGATACGATCCGCGTGTCCCTGTCCGCCGAACCGGAGGAAGAAGTCCGCGTCGGCTATGAAATCCTCAAGTCGCTGGGCATCCGCAGCCGCGGTGTCCGCGTCGTGTCCTGCCCCAGCTGCGCGCGCCAGGGCTTCGACGTCATCCGCACCGTCGAAAAGCTTGAGGAGCGGCTGCAGCATATCAAAACGCCGATGTCGCTCAGCGTGCTCGGCTGCGTCGTCAACGGTCCCGGCGAGGCCCGCGAAACCGATATCGGCATCACTGGCGGCGGGCAGGGCAAGCATATGGTCTATCTGTCGGGCGTGACCGACCACCACGTGCAGGACGCCGACATGATCGACCACATCGTCCGTCTGGTCGAAGCCAAGGCCGCCGAGATCGAGGCCGCCGCCGCAACTCTCGAACCGGCGCTGGACGCCGCCGAGTGA
- a CDS encoding DMT family transporter, with protein sequence MDRVPQQPLLAFAAAIVAVGFLSAMDAAMKSVSLDHGALSALAWRALIAVPVVALPYFLTRRDRPTSAALRYHFIRGALMVPMSLTFFWGLKFVPMAQAIALAFIAPLIALILAGVLLKETIGPRIVAGSILAFAGVLSILAGQAQAALGRDALWGSLAILFSAVLYAFNIVLMRRQSQSAAPLEIAFFYFAIAGAGFWLVAIPLGPPSFPASSAVDLLLATGLSILGMLGLAWAYARAGAGYLSASEYSGFLWAALFGFLIFGEIPSPWTVAGAAAIIAGCWVAARPERTPHPMETA encoded by the coding sequence GTGGACCGCGTCCCCCAACAGCCCCTGCTGGCCTTCGCCGCCGCCATCGTCGCGGTCGGCTTCCTGTCGGCAATGGATGCGGCGATGAAATCCGTCAGCCTCGACCATGGCGCTCTTTCGGCCCTTGCGTGGCGCGCCCTGATCGCCGTGCCGGTCGTCGCCTTGCCCTACTTCCTGACCCGGCGGGACAGGCCGACGTCGGCTGCCCTGCGCTATCACTTCATCCGCGGCGCGCTGATGGTGCCGATGAGCCTGACGTTTTTCTGGGGCCTGAAATTCGTGCCGATGGCGCAGGCGATCGCGCTTGCCTTCATCGCGCCGCTGATCGCGCTGATCCTCGCCGGCGTGCTGCTGAAGGAAACGATTGGGCCGCGGATCGTCGCCGGGTCGATCCTTGCCTTTGCCGGCGTGCTGTCGATCCTCGCCGGCCAGGCCCAGGCGGCGCTTGGCCGCGATGCCTTGTGGGGCAGCCTCGCGATCCTTTTCTCCGCGGTCCTGTACGCGTTCAACATCGTGCTGATGCGGCGGCAATCGCAAAGCGCCGCGCCGCTTGAAATCGCCTTCTTCTATTTCGCCATCGCCGGGGCGGGCTTCTGGCTGGTCGCTATCCCGCTCGGGCCGCCGTCATTCCCGGCCAGCTCGGCGGTCGACCTGCTGCTCGCCACGGGCCTGTCCATCCTCGGCATGCTCGGCCTTGCCTGGGCCTACGCTCGGGCCGGGGCGGGGTATCTATCGGCCAGCGAATATTCCGGCTTCCTGTGGGCGGCGCTGTTCGGCTTTCTCATCTTCGGCGAAATCCCGTCGCCGTGGACGGTGGCCGGCGCCGCGGCGATCATCGCCGGCTGCTGGGTCGCCGCCCGGCCCGAACGCACGCCGCACCCGATGGAAACCGCTTAG
- a CDS encoding DUF1345 domain-containing protein, translated as MAARKARGNRIAPPHFIAFGVVIALATPLAAQVLPLTKAVMLGFDLAALAFLATCVPLLRIRSALKIEKLAVTYDANRTLLLGLTGIVTTVLLVVMGVQTVGGTPEPATKVLILSTVVLAWLFSNSVYALHYAHLAYIHPSKGCYGLNFPETKLPLYWDFVYFAFTLGMTFQTSDVEITNERIRRVVTVHSFAAFVFNIGILAFTISVIGN; from the coding sequence ATGGCCGCCAGGAAAGCCAGGGGCAACCGCATTGCGCCGCCGCACTTCATCGCGTTCGGCGTGGTGATCGCACTTGCCACGCCGCTGGCCGCGCAGGTCCTGCCGTTGACCAAGGCGGTGATGCTGGGTTTCGATCTGGCCGCGTTGGCGTTTCTGGCGACGTGCGTCCCGCTGCTGCGGATCCGCAGCGCGCTGAAGATCGAGAAGCTGGCGGTGACCTATGACGCCAACCGCACCCTGCTGCTTGGGCTGACCGGGATCGTCACCACCGTGTTGCTGGTGGTGATGGGCGTGCAGACGGTTGGCGGAACGCCGGAGCCGGCGACCAAGGTGTTGATCCTGAGCACGGTCGTCCTGGCCTGGCTGTTCAGCAACAGCGTCTATGCGCTGCATTATGCGCACCTCGCCTACATCCACCCGTCCAAGGGCTGTTACGGGCTGAACTTTCCGGAGACCAAGCTGCCGCTATACTGGGACTTCGTCTATTTCGCCTTCACGCTGGGGATGACGTTCCAGACGTCGGATGTGGAAATCACCAACGAGCGGATTCGGCGCGTGGTGACCGTCCATTCCTTTGCTGCGTTCGTGTTCAACATCGGGATCCTCGCCTTCACCATCAGCGTGATCGGCAACTAA
- a CDS encoding DMT family transporter: protein MAWVLLILGGLFEVGFTTSLRFVDGFRNVPWTIAFLASVAVSMALLEYASRTIPMGTAYAVWGGIGAVGTVVVGLAWFGEPASTLRILLIFVIIAAIAGLKFAA from the coding sequence ATGGCCTGGGTGTTGCTGATCCTCGGCGGGCTGTTCGAAGTCGGCTTCACCACGTCGCTGCGCTTCGTCGACGGCTTCCGCAACGTGCCCTGGACGATCGCCTTCCTCGCCTCGGTCGCGGTCAGCATGGCCCTGCTCGAATATGCCTCGCGGACGATCCCGATGGGGACGGCCTATGCGGTGTGGGGCGGGATCGGTGCGGTGGGCACGGTCGTCGTCGGCCTGGCCTGGTTCGGCGAACCGGCCTCGACCCTGCGCATCCTGCTCATCTTCGTCATCATCGCGGCCATCGCCGGGCTGAAGTTCGCCGCCTGA
- the murA gene encoding UDP-N-acetylglucosamine 1-carboxyvinyltransferase, which produces MDSIWIQGGKRLSGDIQISGAKNSALTLLPCALLTEEALTLGNLPRLADVDSFGHLLNELGVTTKVAGARRERVSRRMTLTADDIVSTVAPYDMVRKMRASILVLGPMLARMGESTVSLPGGCAIGDRPIDLHLKALEALGADIELAAGYVKASAPKGRLEGGDYSFPVVSVGATENALMAAVLASGRSQLFNAAREPEIIDLCNLLVAMGARIEGIGSGHLIIDGVEGLHGCDYDVMPDRIEAGSYACAAGITGGSLHLVGSRPEEMLATTNVLAQTGLAIEFTDKGVRVSAHQPLKPIAVSTAPFPGFATDMQAQLMAMLCVAEGQSFLEETIFENRYMHVPELRRMGAEIDVHGRSAIVHGPRPLTGAQVMATDLRASMSLIIAGLAAEGETEVLRVYHLDRGYERLEDKLSAVGATIERRGGG; this is translated from the coding sequence GTGGACTCGATATGGATTCAGGGCGGCAAGCGCCTTAGCGGCGACATCCAGATCAGCGGTGCGAAGAACAGCGCCCTGACGCTGTTGCCGTGCGCGCTGCTGACCGAAGAGGCGCTGACGCTGGGCAACCTGCCGCGGCTCGCCGACGTCGACAGCTTCGGCCATTTGCTCAACGAACTGGGCGTGACGACCAAGGTCGCCGGCGCGCGGCGCGAGCGCGTCAGCCGGCGCATGACGCTGACCGCGGACGACATTGTGTCGACGGTCGCGCCCTACGACATGGTGCGCAAGATGCGCGCGTCGATCCTGGTGCTTGGCCCGATGCTGGCGCGGATGGGCGAATCGACCGTGTCGCTGCCCGGCGGCTGCGCCATCGGCGACCGCCCGATCGATCTGCACCTGAAGGCGCTGGAAGCGCTTGGCGCGGACATCGAACTGGCGGCCGGATACGTGAAGGCGAGCGCGCCCAAGGGGCGGCTTGAAGGCGGCGATTACAGCTTTCCCGTGGTATCCGTCGGAGCGACCGAGAACGCGTTGATGGCGGCCGTCCTGGCGAGCGGCCGAAGCCAGCTGTTCAATGCGGCGCGCGAGCCCGAGATCATCGACCTGTGCAACCTGCTGGTCGCGATGGGCGCGCGCATCGAAGGCATCGGCAGCGGCCATCTGATCATCGACGGCGTCGAGGGCCTGCACGGCTGCGATTACGACGTCATGCCCGACCGCATCGAGGCCGGCAGCTATGCCTGCGCGGCCGGCATCACCGGCGGGTCGCTGCACCTGGTCGGGTCGCGGCCGGAAGAAATGCTGGCGACGACCAACGTGCTGGCCCAGACCGGGCTGGCAATCGAATTCACCGACAAGGGGGTCCGGGTCAGCGCGCACCAGCCGTTGAAGCCGATCGCGGTGTCGACCGCGCCTTTCCCCGGCTTCGCCACCGACATGCAGGCGCAGCTGATGGCGATGCTGTGCGTCGCGGAAGGCCAGAGCTTCCTCGAAGAGACGATCTTCGAGAACCGTTACATGCACGTCCCCGAACTGCGCCGGATGGGCGCGGAGATCGACGTCCACGGGCGGTCCGCCATCGTCCACGGTCCGCGGCCGCTGACCGGGGCGCAGGTAATGGCCACCGATTTGCGCGCGTCGATGAGCCTGATCATCGCCGGGCTTGCCGCCGAGGGGGAGACCGAAGTGCTGCGGGTCTATCACCTCGACCGCGGCTACGAGCGGCTGGAGGACAAATTGTCCGCCGTCGGAGCGACCATCGAACGCCGCGGCGGCGGCTGA
- the clpS gene encoding ATP-dependent Clp protease adapter ClpS, which produces MGDGPGRDGLGDEGTGVATRTRPKTKKPSNYKVLMLNDDYTPMEFVVLVLQQFFSMSIEDATRVMLQVHQQGVAVCGVFTYEVAETKVSQVIDFARENQHPLQCTLEKA; this is translated from the coding sequence ATGGGCGACGGGCCCGGCCGCGACGGCCTTGGCGACGAGGGCACCGGGGTCGCGACGCGCACGCGCCCGAAGACCAAGAAGCCGTCCAATTACAAAGTGCTGATGCTCAACGATGATTACACGCCGATGGAATTCGTCGTGCTCGTCCTCCAGCAGTTCTTTTCGATGAGCATCGAGGACGCGACTCGCGTGATGTTGCAGGTCCACCAGCAGGGCGTCGCGGTATGCGGCGTGTTCACCTACGAAGTGGCCGAAACCAAGGTCAGCCAGGTGATCGATTTCGCGCGCGAGAACCAGCATCCGCTGCAGTGCACGCTGGAGAAGGCCTAG
- a CDS encoding phasin family protein: MVAEATTPAEAVTDAVEATTTAATKQVAAVAAVAKGASKAAKTRTTKARKTRRTATKRAKAKTVKTVRAAKVRAKQGIEDMTNDTVFTGFAGIPGANTFEKLFTDASGRGEDVVKRSRKAAEELADMYRGNIDAFVEASRIAATGVQSIGQTVAAKSRDSVEQTADTVRSFAEAKSPTELLQLQGDFARSAFDRMVQDSSTFAESMVKLAGEAFQPLSNRASANVERINEIAA, translated from the coding sequence ATGGTTGCCGAAGCTACTACCCCCGCCGAAGCCGTGACCGACGCGGTCGAAGCCACCACCACTGCCGCGACCAAGCAGGTTGCTGCCGTCGCCGCGGTCGCCAAGGGGGCGAGCAAGGCCGCCAAGACCCGTACCACCAAGGCGCGCAAGACCCGCCGCACCGCCACCAAGCGGGCGAAGGCCAAGACGGTCAAGACCGTCCGGGCCGCGAAGGTCCGCGCCAAGCAAGGAATTGAAGACATGACCAACGACACCGTGTTCACCGGCTTTGCCGGCATCCCTGGCGCCAACACGTTCGAGAAGCTGTTCACCGACGCTTCCGGCCGTGGCGAAGACGTCGTCAAGCGTTCGCGCAAGGCGGCTGAAGAACTGGCCGACATGTACCGCGGCAACATCGACGCGTTCGTCGAAGCCAGCCGCATCGCCGCCACCGGCGTCCAGTCGATCGGCCAGACCGTTGCCGCCAAGAGCCGCGACAGCGTCGAGCAGACCGCCGACACCGTCCGTTCGTTCGCCGAAGCCAAGAGCCCGACCGAGTTGCTGCAGCTGCAGGGCGACTTCGCGCGCAGCGCCTTCGACCGCATGGTCCAGGACAGCTCGACCTTCGCCGAATCGATGGTCAAGCTGGCCGGCGAAGCTTTCCAGCCGCTGTCCAACCGCGCCAGCGCGAACGTCGAACGCATCAACGAGATCGCTGCCTGA
- the gmk gene encoding guanylate kinase, producing the protein MDPSAKRSRRGLLIVLSSPSGAGKTTISRMLLGADRQVSMSISATTRPMRPGEADNVDYNFVDDARFDAMIEAGEFVEWATVFGSRYGTPKAPVKQALKEGRDILFDIDWQGARQLEPDFGEHLVTIFLLPPSMTELERRLRARGTDSDTVIADRMHRAADEISHWAEYEYVMVNDDMDACLDRVRSIVAAERSKRTSQPGLVGFVRDLIGPQH; encoded by the coding sequence ATGGACCCCTCCGCCAAGCGCAGCCGACGCGGCCTCCTGATCGTCCTGTCGTCCCCGTCGGGCGCGGGCAAAACCACCATCTCGCGGATGCTTTTGGGCGCCGACCGCCAGGTCAGCATGTCGATCAGCGCGACCACCCGGCCGATGCGCCCCGGCGAGGCCGATAACGTCGACTATAATTTCGTCGACGATGCGCGCTTCGACGCAATGATCGAGGCCGGCGAATTCGTCGAATGGGCAACCGTCTTCGGGTCTCGCTACGGCACGCCCAAGGCGCCGGTTAAGCAGGCGCTGAAGGAAGGCCGCGACATCCTCTTCGACATCGACTGGCAGGGCGCACGCCAGCTCGAACCCGACTTCGGCGAACATCTCGTCACCATCTTCCTGCTGCCCCCGTCGATGACCGAACTGGAACGGCGCCTGCGCGCCCGCGGCACCGACAGCGACACGGTCATCGCCGACCGCATGCACCGTGCGGCGGACGAGATCAGCCACTGGGCCGAATATGAATATGTGATGGTCAACGACGACATGGACGCCTGTCTCGACCGGGTCCGCTCGATCGTCGCCGCCGAACGGTCGAAACGCACCAGCCAGCCGGGCCTCGTCGGCTTCGTCCGCGACCTCATCGGCCCGCAGCACTAG
- a CDS encoding ATP12 family chaperone protein has protein sequence MKRFWKQAAVAEGADGWTVELDGKPLRTPARHALAVPSAALARAIAAEWNDSGETVDPRTMPLTGLANAAVDRVAPASAPFAAGLAKYGEGDLLCYRAESPRELRARQDQMWDALLAWGRRRFDVDFETTCGIVHVPQPEATVRRLAHAIAALDPYRLSALSVLVTIGGSLVVALGVIEGAIAADDAWSAVTVDEQWQREQWGADAEADAALDLKRRDFLAAARFVELLGR, from the coding sequence ATGAAGCGGTTCTGGAAGCAGGCGGCGGTTGCCGAGGGGGCCGACGGCTGGACGGTCGAACTGGACGGCAAGCCGCTGCGCACGCCGGCGCGCCACGCGCTGGCGGTGCCGAGCGCGGCGCTGGCCCGGGCGATCGCGGCGGAATGGAACGATAGCGGCGAGACCGTCGATCCGCGCACCATGCCGCTGACCGGGCTGGCCAATGCGGCCGTCGACCGGGTGGCGCCGGCCAGCGCGCCGTTCGCGGCGGGCCTGGCCAAATATGGCGAGGGCGACCTGCTGTGTTACCGGGCCGAATCGCCGCGCGAATTGCGCGCCCGGCAGGACCAGATGTGGGACGCACTGCTGGCGTGGGGACGGCGGCGGTTCGACGTCGATTTCGAAACGACGTGCGGGATCGTCCACGTGCCGCAGCCCGAAGCGACGGTGCGGCGGCTGGCGCATGCCATCGCCGCGCTCGACCCCTATCGGCTGTCGGCGCTGTCGGTGCTGGTGACGATCGGCGGGTCGCTGGTCGTCGCTTTGGGGGTGATCGAGGGCGCGATCGCCGCCGATGACGCCTGGTCGGCGGTGACCGTCGACGAGCAATGGCAGCGCGAGCAGTGGGGCGCCGACGCGGAAGCGGACGCGGCACTGGACCTGAAACGCCGCGACTTCCTGGCCGCGGCCCGGTTCGTGGAGTTGCTCGGCCGCTAG